One region of Bombus vancouverensis nearcticus unplaced genomic scaffold, iyBomVanc1_principal scaffold0036, whole genome shotgun sequence genomic DNA includes:
- the LOC143304468 gene encoding uncharacterized protein LOC143304468: MIIKIKISNKENLFITAAHATYENQKDFNYEFNNLFELLQLNKPENYYIIAGDLKAKHTSWKNEINNTRGNFIRNWLDNKSIHYKTNLYSSELPSYPKGGSYLDICLADARLKFQNLRPNNTLNTLAYDSDHNALVFHINKNTSDFLTLETQTETPRYNYKKTDWKKFQNILEQNCDLKIYNNVNLTNRQIDSFIDEIEKHTQIALQKSVPIIKQKNSCEPYINNKIKDLHRDKSYILSKINNIKFNYSYDKREELEFLKYLLHRIKAQLKQEFANSINHYWTNKIKNISKNDSANMFPQINQIFRAKEQNPIPPLKLPPENASLIQEAGITIYNTIKDTEGNFIISKTIEKLDIIGTHFSKIHTQNEHMGREQLNRIIIVETNKLKNELEQDNTLNKTVCTFPNENTADNPKQPDPEINYFTNYNQLNTILSKLNNKKSSGFDGIPNILLKRLPNKIKWYYTVLFNNALNNTYFPRKWKKAKLIAITKKDKDGSSPANLRPISLLPNISKVFEIIINNPLTSFCTKNNIIPENQFGFRHKHSTIHAINKLTLDICWALNAKERVAACLIDLEKAFDTVWIPGLIYKLIKKKFPKHLIKIVWDMITNRTFAMTEGSHSSSKEFSIKNGLQQAFADDLIIYVTGRKTKTIKTELQELFEKINDYYHAWKLKINISKCETILFRPKSSEIGPIEREHCKKFQIREKTDKGALIPHKNCVKYLGVNIDYKLNYKQHTEIQLTKANKAFWKMKKLFHSKHLDSKVKILCYQALIRPIITYGCPIWYNISASQMEKIRIFERKCIRACLSTYRSEHSGFKKYVKNKIIYDLANVHRIDCHILKLIRNHFAQAAKIKENSLIFSCLFPNDTYYKNTLTTGYIPPEAFPYLFIYLLKLQSILALRIFSNFSGVAQ; the protein is encoded by the exons atgatcataaaaataaaaataagcaataaggaaaatttattcatcactgcagcccaCGCAACCTACGAAAACCAGAAAGActttaactacgaattcaataatcttttcgaactcttacagctcaacaaaccggaaaactactatataatagcaggagaccttaaggCAAAGCatacaagctggaaaaacgaaataaacaacacgagaggcaacttcattagaaactggctagacaataaaagcatccactacaaaacaaacttatacagctccgagctaccctcttacccaaaaggaggctcatacctggacatatgcctagcagatgcgcgactaaaattccaaaacctacgtccaaataacACTCTCAataccttagcctatgacagtgaccataacgccctagtatttcacataaacaaaaatacatctgacttcctaacactcgaaactcagaccgagacacccaggtacaattacaaaaagacagactggaaaaagttccaaaacatacttgaacaaaactgcgacctaaagatctacaacaacgtcaacctaacaaatagacaaatcgactcattcatagacgaaatagaaaaacatacacaaatcgctctccaaaaatccgtgccaatcataaaacaaaaaaattcatgcgagccctatatcaacaataaaataaaagatctacaccgagataaaagctacatactctctaaaataaacaatataaaatttaactattcttacgacaaaagagaagaattagaattcctaaagtacctactacacagaataaaagcgcaattgaaacaagaattcgcaaattctataaaccattactggacaaacaaaataaaaaacatctccaaaaacgactcagcaaacatgttcccacaaataaatcaaatctttagagcaaaagaacaaaaccccatcccacctctcaaattgcccccagaaaatgcctccctcatccaagaagcaggtataacgatatacaacaccatcaaagacaccgagggtaacttcataatatctaaaacaatagaaaaactagacattatcggcacccacttttccaaaatacacacgcaaaacgaacacatgggccgagaacaactaaacagaattatcatcgtcgaaacaaacaaactcaaaaatgaattgGAACAAGACAacacgctaaacaaaacagtctgcacattcccaaacgaaaacaccgcagacaaccccaaacaaccagatccagaaataaactacttcacaaattacaatcaactaaacacaatcctctccaaactaaacaacaaaaaatcctccggcttcgacggcatcccaaacatcttactcaagcgcctaccgaacaaaataaaatggtactacacagtactcttcaacaatgctctaaacaacacatacttccccagaaaatggaaaaaagccaaactgatagctataacaaaaaaggataaagacggctcatcgcccgcaaacctacgacccataagtctcctccccaacataagcaaagtatttgaaataatcataaacaaccccctaacctccttctgcacaaaaaataacataatcccagagaatcaattcggcttccgacacaaacactccacaatccacgcaataaacaaactcacgttggacatctgctgggctctaaacgcaaaagaacgagtagccgcctgcttaatagacctcgaaaaagccttcgacacagtctggatcccaggtctcatatacaaattgatcaaaaaaaagttccctaaacacctgattaaaatagtctgggacatgatcacaaacagAACATTCGCAATGACagaaggttcacactcatcaagcaaagaattctccataaaaaacggtctacaacaag ccttcgcagacgacctaatcatctacgtaacaggccgcaaaaccaaaactataaaaacggaactccaagaactctttgagaaaataaacgactattaccacgcatggaaactaaaaatcaacataagtaaatgcgaaaccatactgtttaggcccaagtcaagtgaaatcggcccaatagaaagagaacactgcaaaaaatttcagataagagaaaaaacagacaaaggggccctcataccacacaaaaattgcgtaaaatacttaggggtaaacatagattacaaattaaactacaagcagcacaccgaaattcaacttaccaaggccaataaagcattttggaaaatgaaaaaactattccactccaaacatctcgacagcaaagtaaaaattctatgctatcaagcactaatcagaccgatcataacctacggctgcccaatctggtacaacatatcagcctcccaaatggaaaaaattcgcatattcgaaagaaaatgcatcagagcTTGTCTGAgcacttacagatccgaacacagcggattcaaaaaatacgtaaaaaacaaaataatatacgacctagccaacgttcaccgcatagactgtcacatcctaaagctaatacgaaaccacttcgcgcaagcggcaaagataaaagaaaatagtttaatcttcagctgcttatttccaaatgacacatattacaaaaacactctgacaacaggctacatcccgccagaagctttcccatacctttttatttatttgttgaaattacaatcaattctcgcgttgagaattttcagtaatttttctggcgtggcgcagtga